The following DNA comes from Janthinobacterium sp. TB1-E2.
TATCTGCTGGCCAGCGACGGTTTCTGGGCCTGCGAGGATCCGCTCGCCCTCACGGCACGCTGGCCCGCCCTGTGCGCCGGCAAGACTGCGGCGCAGGCGGTCAGCGCCGTGTTCGACGACTTCCTCTTGCATCCGCCAAAAGGCTTGCATAGCGACAACATTACCATGCTGGCGCTGCGCTTCGAGGCGGAGTTCACCGTCCCGATCGGCTAGCTGCAAGGTAACCGGCCGTTGCCGATACGGCCGACAGCACACTGCCCCACACCATATCGATCGCCGTCAAGGCCAGCGGCCAATCGCGCAAGGTCGCATAGTTGCTCAAATCATAGGTGCCATAGGCAAGCAGCCCGAGCAGCGCACCCAGCGCCGCCGCCGTGCGTCCGCGGCGCGCCCGCAAGCCGGGCAAGATGGCAAACACCACCAGCCCCGCCACATACAGCAGGTAAAACAGCACGGCCGGCGCCCAGCGCGGCGTGTCCGCCAGCAGCGGCCCCAGCGCCGCTGCGTACACGGGCTTCATCAGCACCGCCAGCCACAGGGCGTCGATGGCGAGAAATACGCACAGGGTGGCGCCATAGGCAATGGCAAGCTGGAGCGGGCGTTGGGCAGGCATGGTCATCTCTCGGCGTCAGGCAGCGTGGGGGAATGGTTGCGCCAGCATAATGCAAAACGCCGCTACGCTCACGACCGCCTGTATGAATTGAACCATGCCCATGGCGCGCGGTCTGAAGGATAGACCTCTCCAACGTCAGGAGCACGCCATGAGCAACACTATCCCGACACCGCAGGCCGCCGCAGGCGCGCCCGACTACGCCGCCATCAAGCAGCGCCAGCAAGCGAGCTGGGCCAGCGGCGACTTCGCCATCATCGGCGTGACCCTGCAGCCGGTTGGCGAATTGCTGGCCGAGGCCGCCGATATCCGCGCCCACGAAGACGTCATCGACATCGCCGCCGGCAATGGCAACGCCACCCTGGCGGCCGCGCGCCGCTTTGCCCGTGTCGTGTCCACCGATTATGTGCCGGCGCTGCTGGACAAGGGCCGCGCACGCGCCGAGGCGGAAGGGCTGGCCGTGACTTTCCGCGTGGCCGACGCCGAAGCCCTACCCTTCGCCGATGCCAGTTTCGACGCGGCCCTGTCGACTTTTGGCGTGATGTTCGCGCCCGACCACCAGCGCGCGGCCAGCGAAATGCTGCGCGTGCTGCGGCCCGGCGGACGCATCGGCATGGCCAACTGGACGCCGGATGGCTTTGTCGGGCAACTGTTCAAAACCATAGGCAAATATGTGCCGCCCCCGGCAGGCATGGTGTCGCCGGCCCGCTGGGGCGAAGAGGCGTATGTGCGCGCCCTGTTCGGCCAGGGGGCGGAGCAGGTGCACGGCCAAAGCAAGGTCTTCAATTTCCGCTACGCTTCCGCCC
Coding sequences within:
- a CDS encoding class I SAM-dependent methyltransferase — its product is MSNTIPTPQAAAGAPDYAAIKQRQQASWASGDFAIIGVTLQPVGELLAEAADIRAHEDVIDIAAGNGNATLAAARRFARVVSTDYVPALLDKGRARAEAEGLAVTFRVADAEALPFADASFDAALSTFGVMFAPDHQRAASEMLRVLRPGGRIGMANWTPDGFVGQLFKTIGKYVPPPAGMVSPARWGEEAYVRALFGQGAEQVHGQSKVFNFRYASAQHWLQIFRDYYGPVHKAFAALDATGAGALEQELLAMLERLNTAGAHSLVVPGEYLEVIVSKRRG
- a CDS encoding DUF2177 family protein, with the translated sequence MPAQRPLQLAIAYGATLCVFLAIDALWLAVLMKPVYAAALGPLLADTPRWAPAVLFYLLYVAGLVVFAILPGLRARRGRTAAALGALLGLLAYGTYDLSNYATLRDWPLALTAIDMVWGSVLSAVSATAGYLAASRSGR